The window GGATCAGCCCGTCCCGCCCGACGATCCAGCCCCGCTTGGCGTTCACAAAGGACACGCTGTAAAGATAGCTTTGCGTGCCGCTCGCCTGGGGGCGCCAATGCTCCCCCCCGTCCTCGGTATGGAGGATCGTCCCGTCCCGCCCGACGATCCAGCCCCGTTTGGAATCCACAAAACGGAGGCTGAACAGATGGGCCGACGTCCCGGCGTGCTGCGGCCGCCAGCGCATTCCCCCGTCGAGCGTTTTCAGGATGGTCCCGTTGTCCCCGATCACCCATCCCTGCAAGGAATCAAGAAACTGCACGCCGCCCAGTCCGTTCGGGGTACCGCTCGTCTGGGCCGTCCAGTTTTCCCCCCCGTCCTCCGTGTGGAGGATCAAACCCGCCTTGCCGACGATCCAGCCCCGCTGAGGGTCGAGAAAAAAGACGCGGTCCAGATCCTCCTGGGGCCAGAGGGCCGGCGGCGCCGTTTCACGCCACAGGCCGCAGGCCGAAAGAAGCATCCCGGAGCAGATCAGGCTGACAAAGAACGCGACAAACCGGACACCGCCGGTCGGGCCGGCGGGAGCCGCGACGTTTTTTCTCATTTCGTCTGCTGAGCCACCTGCATCACGGCGATCTCTCCGCGCCCCGCCTCGTTCACGCGGGTAAAGGCCAGATCCCGGCCGTCCGGGCTCCAGGAAAGATAGAGAAAGCTCAGTCCGTCGAAAACCTGTTTGTCCACATTGTATTTCATTTCGCGCGTTCCCAGGACATTCCGGCCGAGGCGCCGCTCGTTGTTCCCGTCGCGGTCCATGACCCAGACGTCCCGATGCCCGTTCCGCTCCGAGACAAAGGCGATCCGGGTTCCGTCCGGGCTCCAGGCCGGGAGAAAGTCCCGCCGGGTCTCCGTCTTCTGGGTCAGCTGTTTGATGGTCCGGTCCCGGGTATCGATCAACCAGATGTCGCTCCTCCCCCGCATCGACGAGACGGCGGCCACCGATCGCGCGTCCGGGCTCCAGGCGGAGACCCAATCGCCGCAGCGGATGTTCGGCATCCCCTGGACATTCCCGCCGTCCGCATCCATGACCCAGACGAGCACATCCATGGAGCGGGATGAAACGAAGGCGATGCGCTTCCCGTCCGGACTCCAGACCGGCGCGATATCCAGTCCGTTGTACACGGTCAGTTGACGGTGGTCCGTCCCGTCGAGATTCATGCTCCAGATGTCCCAATTGCCGCCGCGATCGGACGCATAGGCCAGTCGGGCGCCGTCGGGACTCCAGGAGGGAAAACGCTCGTTGCTCGGCTCGTGCGTGATCTGTTTCAGCCCCGTTCCGTCCCGACGGATCGTCCAGATATCCCAATTTCCGGCCAGGTCGCTTTCGAACGCCAGCGA is drawn from Nitrospiria bacterium and contains these coding sequences:
- a CDS encoding YCF48-related protein: MRKNVAAPAGPTGGVRFVAFFVSLICSGMLLSACGLWRETAPPALWPQEDLDRVFFLDPQRGWIVGKAGLILHTEDGGENWTAQTSGTPNGLGGVQFLDSLQGWVIGDNGTILKTLDGGMRWRPQHAGTSAHLFSLRFVDSKRGWIVGRDGTILHTEDGGEHWRPQASGTQSYLYSVSFVNAKRGWIVGRDGLILHTRDGGETWENQVLPEGYWLYEVFFLNERQGWAVGKDGVVVSTADGGRAWQRQT
- a CDS encoding DPP IV N-terminal domain-containing protein, whose translation is MKDLGVEGPESLKVKMRKIFSTVLPLLAFQLFVAGCAMNDVTVLPIRALPANAVHPVWSPDGKSLAFESDLAGNWDIWTIRRDGTGLKQITHEPSNERFPSWSPDGARLAYASDRGGNWDIWSMNLDGTDHRQLTVYNGLDIAPVWSPDGKRIAFVSSRSMDVLVWVMDADGGNVQGMPNIRCGDWVSAWSPDARSVAAVSSMRGRSDIWLIDTRDRTIKQLTQKTETRRDFLPAWSPDGTRIAFVSERNGHRDVWVMDRDGNNERRLGRNVLGTREMKYNVDKQVFDGLSFLYLSWSPDGRDLAFTRVNEAGRGEIAVMQVAQQTK